From Chitinophagales bacterium, one genomic window encodes:
- the tsaE gene encoding tRNA (adenosine(37)-N6)-threonylcarbamoyltransferase complex ATPase subunit type 1 TsaE has translation MILNYNLADIESIVKELVKHFEDYRIFCFEGPLGAGKTTLIEEICRCLGSTDSLSSPTFSIVNEYNSTLGVLYHMDWYRLKNEDEAIHIGIEDYLFSGSYCFIEWHQHAEKLIPKPYVLVNISHQGENHRHIIAKVIE, from the coding sequence ATGATTTTGAACTATAATCTTGCTGATATAGAGTCGATAGTTAAGGAGCTAGTCAAGCACTTTGAAGATTATCGAATTTTCTGTTTTGAAGGTCCATTAGGTGCAGGCAAGACCACTTTAATAGAAGAAATTTGCCGCTGTTTAGGAAGTACTGACTCTCTTTCTAGCCCTACATTCTCGATTGTCAACGAGTATAATTCAACTCTAGGGGTATTATATCATATGGATTGGTATCGATTGAAAAATGAAGACGAAGCAATACATATAGGGATAGAAGATTACCTCTTTAGTGGGAGTTATTGCTTTATTGAATGGCATCAGCATGCAGAAAAACTGATTCCTAAACCTTATGTCTTAGTAAATATTTCTCATCAAGGAGAAAATCACAGACATATTATAGCTAAGGTTATTGAATAA
- the mce gene encoding methylmalonyl-CoA epimerase produces MILDHIGIAVKDIEQAKIMYEKILQSSAYHEEILENQKVRVAFFKTGQDSKIELLEGIGEDSPISKFIMKKGEGIHHMAFLVPDIYKEIERMKKEGFEPLQEAPKIGAANKLVFFFHPKTTGGSLVELCQKQN; encoded by the coding sequence ATGATTTTAGACCACATAGGAATAGCGGTAAAAGATATAGAACAAGCCAAAATCATGTATGAAAAAATTCTACAGAGCAGCGCATATCATGAAGAAATTTTAGAAAATCAAAAAGTAAGAGTAGCATTTTTTAAAACAGGTCAAGACTCTAAAATAGAACTACTCGAAGGTATAGGAGAAGATTCCCCTATATCGAAATTTATTATGAAAAAAGGGGAAGGAATACATCACATGGCTTTCTTAGTTCCAGATATTTATAAGGAAATAGAACGTATGAAAAAGGAAGGCTTCGAACCACTGCAAGAAGCTCCCAAAATTGGAGCAGCAAATAAGTTAGTTTTCTTTTTTCATCCAAAGACTACAGGTGGTAGTCTCGTGGAACTTTGTCAAAAACAAAATTAG
- a CDS encoding DUF4294 domain-containing protein, whose protein sequence is MKLNKIIISLAIFSIHSVQITAQSTPVQDEVKPAETIEIDRTINPHVDTVLKKSLPQVDITEKGNVRTPEEEEAYQKLKRRVIKLYPYALMAKQIYETSSQATSNMSNKEKRTYLKTKEKELRDRFENEIKALYTTDGPVLVKLIHRETGKTTYQLLRESKSWINCIFYQFAAKNHGYSLKDTFDPAIDKDIENMVQLLKSEGQLPVYSGI, encoded by the coding sequence ATGAAACTGAATAAAATCATTATATCCCTCGCTATATTTTCTATCCATTCTGTTCAAATTACTGCACAATCCACGCCTGTCCAAGATGAAGTCAAGCCTGCTGAGACTATAGAAATAGACCGAACTATCAATCCTCATGTGGACACGGTATTAAAAAAATCATTGCCCCAGGTAGATATAACAGAAAAGGGCAATGTGAGAACTCCCGAAGAAGAAGAAGCCTATCAGAAGTTAAAGCGTCGAGTCATCAAACTCTACCCTTATGCACTAATGGCTAAACAAATTTATGAGACTTCTTCTCAGGCTACGAGCAATATGTCAAATAAAGAAAAAAGAACTTATCTCAAAACAAAAGAAAAAGAACTTAGAGATCGGTTTGAAAATGAAATTAAAGCCCTTTATACTACTGATGGACCAGTTCTAGTAAAATTAATTCACAGAGAAACTGGTAAGACTACCTATCAGCTTCTGCGAGAATCAAAAAGCTGGATTAATTGCATTTTCTATCAATTTGCTGCAAAAAATCATGGGTACTCTCTAAAAGACACTTTTGATCCAGCAATAGATAAGGATATAGAAAATATGGTTCAACTATTGAAGTCAGAAGGTCAGCTGCCTGTATATTCAGGCATTTAG
- the def gene encoding peptide deformylase encodes MILPIYAFGQPVLKKKANPVELDGSKLKPIISDMFETMYHCKGVGLAAPQVGLSIRLFIIDSSKVNDDDERKDKSEEGLREVFINAEMIEENGGLHSLEEGCLSIPNIYGHVEREKAIKIRYYDAQLELNEKVFTGFTARVIQHEYDHIEGILFIEKLKPLKKQMIKRKLEDIKKGDINCRYKMKFA; translated from the coding sequence ATGATACTCCCTATTTATGCCTTTGGACAACCAGTTCTAAAGAAAAAAGCGAATCCTGTAGAACTCGATGGGTCCAAGCTCAAACCCATTATTTCAGATATGTTTGAGACTATGTATCACTGTAAAGGTGTAGGATTGGCAGCTCCTCAAGTAGGATTATCCATTAGACTATTTATAATAGATAGCAGCAAAGTCAATGATGATGATGAGCGGAAAGACAAATCTGAAGAAGGCTTAAGGGAAGTGTTCATAAATGCTGAAATGATTGAAGAAAATGGCGGACTGCATTCATTAGAAGAGGGTTGCCTCAGTATCCCCAATATTTATGGACATGTAGAACGAGAAAAAGCGATAAAAATTAGATACTATGACGCCCAGCTAGAACTAAATGAGAAGGTATTTACAGGTTTTACAGCCAGAGTTATTCAGCACGAATATGACCATATCGAAGGTATACTTTTCATTGAGAAATTAAAACCGCTTAAAAAGCAGATGATAAAAAGAAAATTAGAAGATATTAAAAAAGGCGATATCAATTGTAGATATAAAATGAAATTTGCATAG
- the ruvX gene encoding Holliday junction resolvase RuvX, with the protein MRIIGIDYGKKRCGLSVTDNLQIIATHLVSVASNDLLSYLKGYCEKEVVEGFVIGKPLKLNNQLNEIAKDIVELKIKLNQCFPDKYIEEIDERFTSKIAFQSILDSGVGKEKRKNKANIDVVAAVIILQNYLDLKSNLNK; encoded by the coding sequence TTGAGAATCATAGGGATTGATTATGGTAAAAAACGTTGCGGATTATCTGTCACAGATAACTTGCAGATCATTGCTACACACTTAGTATCAGTTGCTTCGAATGACTTATTATCTTATTTAAAGGGCTATTGCGAAAAAGAAGTTGTCGAGGGTTTCGTTATAGGAAAACCTTTAAAACTCAATAATCAACTAAACGAAATAGCCAAGGATATAGTCGAATTGAAAATAAAACTAAATCAATGTTTCCCTGATAAATACATCGAAGAAATAGATGAAAGATTCACCTCTAAAATAGCATTTCAATCCATTCTAGATAGTGGTGTAGGAAAGGAGAAGCGAAAAAATAAGGCTAATATTGATGTGGTTGCAGCAGTTATTATACTTCAAAATTATTTAGATTTAAAATCCAATTTAAACAAATGA
- a CDS encoding DUF3108 domain-containing protein: MKAFVFTLSSLFVFSILHSQSRSKDLLPVNQFKSGEYFKYRVIYKFSEVWVTAGNVIFELSERAVNDKHHTVLIARGSTAPAFDLFYKVRDEYATVTETNTCLPKFFLRRVNEGGLKIHNDFNFFHEKQEVIAEMQDFKKSHIIDTMTIPENTQDVVSAILYARTLDYKKLDSGGQFSFPLFIDNEVFTIGVKYHGSQEISTEYGSFQCLVLQPILIKGNVFSEVDKMRIYMTDDDLRLPVFIESPIKVGKIAAVLTKYKAK, translated from the coding sequence TTGAAAGCATTCGTTTTCACTCTTAGTTCTCTATTTGTATTTAGTATACTCCATAGTCAATCTCGAAGTAAAGATTTATTACCTGTAAATCAATTTAAATCAGGTGAATATTTCAAATATAGGGTCATATATAAATTCAGTGAGGTTTGGGTTACAGCAGGCAATGTTATCTTCGAATTAAGCGAACGAGCGGTAAATGATAAACATCATACGGTATTAATAGCCAGAGGTAGCACTGCCCCAGCTTTTGATTTATTTTACAAGGTTAGAGATGAATATGCTACTGTCACGGAGACAAATACATGCCTACCAAAGTTTTTCCTGAGAAGGGTAAATGAAGGTGGACTAAAAATACATAATGACTTCAATTTTTTTCACGAGAAGCAAGAAGTAATCGCAGAAATGCAAGATTTTAAAAAATCTCATATCATTGATACGATGACCATACCGGAGAATACTCAAGACGTGGTATCAGCAATACTTTATGCTAGAACACTGGACTATAAAAAATTAGATAGTGGCGGACAATTTAGCTTTCCTTTATTTATAGACAATGAAGTTTTTACCATAGGAGTTAAATATCATGGTAGTCAAGAAATTTCAACAGAATATGGTAGCTTTCAATGCCTAGTCTTACAACCTATTCTCATCAAAGGAAATGTATTCTCAGAAGTTGATAAAATGAGAATTTATATGACGGATGACGACCTCAGACTTCCTGTTTTCATTGAATCTCCGATTAAGGTTGGCAAAATAGCCGCTGTATTGACTAAGTATAAGGCCAAATAG
- the era gene encoding GTPase Era → MTSSNFKSGFINIVGLPNVGKSSLINMLLEEKLSIVNSKSQTTRQNIKGFIHAEGYQLILVDTPGFIDEPAYQLQINMNSYIELALEEADIIVLVVDKYNLLKDDHPLISEIKRVKKKIFLVINKVDQCSPEEVKKLISYYESILKFDEIVCISAELHLGKQGFLDLLVKHIPIHPPYYDHQDWTDRNMRFFASEIIREKIFSSYQKEIPYSTEVVISKYQEKDSGESIIEAIVYVERESQKRILIGHQAEKIKKISAEARHEIESYTGTKIHLFIFVKVLEDWRSKDKILEKFGYFNPKKIDKK, encoded by the coding sequence ATGACGTCATCAAATTTTAAATCTGGTTTTATCAATATAGTTGGATTGCCTAATGTAGGTAAATCTTCGCTTATCAATATGCTTTTAGAAGAAAAGCTTTCGATAGTGAATAGTAAATCCCAGACCACTCGTCAAAACATCAAAGGTTTTATACACGCAGAGGGCTATCAATTGATTTTAGTGGATACACCGGGCTTTATTGACGAGCCTGCTTATCAGCTGCAAATCAATATGAATTCATACATTGAGTTGGCCTTAGAAGAAGCGGACATCATCGTTTTAGTAGTCGATAAATATAATTTATTAAAAGATGACCATCCGCTGATTTCGGAAATTAAGAGAGTAAAAAAGAAGATATTTCTGGTTATTAATAAAGTGGATCAATGTTCACCAGAAGAGGTCAAAAAGTTAATTTCCTATTATGAATCAATTTTAAAGTTTGATGAAATTGTATGCATTTCCGCTGAACTTCATCTTGGCAAACAAGGATTTTTAGATTTATTAGTAAAGCATATACCGATTCATCCACCGTATTATGATCATCAGGACTGGACGGACAGGAATATGCGGTTTTTCGCTTCTGAAATTATTCGAGAAAAAATATTTTCAAGCTATCAGAAGGAGATTCCCTATAGTACAGAAGTAGTTATAAGTAAGTATCAGGAAAAAGACAGTGGAGAGTCTATTATAGAGGCTATTGTCTATGTGGAGCGTGAATCACAAAAACGAATTTTGATAGGTCATCAGGCTGAAAAAATCAAGAAAATATCGGCTGAAGCTCGTCATGAAATAGAATCTTATACGGGCACTAAGATTCATTTGTTTATTTTTGTCAAAGTATTGGAAGACTGGAGGAGTAAAGACAAGATACTCGAAAAGTTTGGATACTTCAATCCGAAGAAGATAGATAAGAAATGA
- the der gene encoding ribosome biogenesis GTPase Der — translation MNKTVAIVGRPNVGKSTLFNRLVGERKAIVDDISGVTRDRIYGEVEWNGVIFDLIDTGGYVDSSQDVFEKAIKEQVKIALDEARIILFVVDVTTGITSLDDDVADMLRKSNKDVLLVVNKVDNTKRLHESAEFYGLGFAEMYPLSSISGSGTGEILDAIVEKLPKETTEDELTKEEIEAMEIPKVAIIGQPNVGKSSLVNALMGEERNIVTDIAGTTRDSIYSEYKKFDKHLVFIDTAGIRRKTKVHENLEFYSVIRAIRSIEEADVVLLMINAQTGIEAQDMSLFKIVQRRRKAIVIIVNKWDLLEKETNTMKEYEAKLRAKLAPFNDIPILFTSVTEKQRIFKLLEFIESVSKAQRRRIPTSQLNDVMLKIIEATPPPSHRGNFIKIKYITQLHAHTPTFAFFCNHPKYVPEHYKNFLKNKLRENFDFKGININLIFKEK, via the coding sequence ATGAACAAGACAGTAGCAATAGTCGGTAGGCCGAATGTAGGTAAATCCACACTTTTTAATCGATTGGTAGGTGAACGCAAAGCTATAGTAGATGATATTAGCGGAGTAACGCGTGATAGAATCTACGGAGAAGTAGAATGGAATGGTGTTATTTTTGATTTAATAGATACAGGAGGCTATGTCGATAGCAGTCAAGATGTGTTTGAAAAGGCGATTAAAGAGCAGGTAAAAATTGCCTTAGACGAGGCTCGAATCATATTGTTTGTTGTAGATGTCACCACTGGAATTACCTCCTTGGACGATGATGTAGCGGATATGCTGCGAAAATCTAATAAGGATGTCTTACTAGTCGTCAATAAGGTAGATAATACTAAACGATTGCATGAAAGTGCTGAGTTTTATGGATTGGGTTTTGCTGAAATGTATCCATTATCCTCTATTTCTGGTTCAGGTACGGGAGAAATCTTAGATGCTATAGTAGAGAAATTGCCTAAGGAAACTACTGAAGATGAATTGACTAAAGAGGAAATTGAAGCTATGGAAATACCCAAAGTGGCAATTATTGGACAACCCAACGTGGGTAAAAGTTCTCTCGTAAATGCACTCATGGGAGAGGAACGCAATATCGTAACAGATATCGCAGGAACTACACGCGATTCGATATACTCCGAATACAAGAAATTTGATAAACACCTAGTTTTTATTGACACTGCTGGTATTAGACGCAAAACCAAGGTCCATGAAAATTTAGAATTTTATTCTGTTATTCGTGCGATACGATCGATAGAAGAAGCAGATGTCGTATTGCTTATGATTAATGCGCAAACAGGAATTGAGGCTCAGGATATGTCTCTATTTAAAATAGTGCAACGGAGAAGAAAAGCCATAGTTATCATAGTCAATAAATGGGATTTGTTGGAAAAGGAGACGAATACTATGAAAGAATATGAAGCAAAATTAAGAGCGAAATTAGCTCCTTTTAATGATATTCCTATTCTATTCACTTCTGTAACAGAAAAACAAAGGATATTTAAGTTATTAGAATTTATAGAGTCTGTATCGAAGGCACAGCGAAGAAGAATACCTACTAGCCAATTGAATGATGTCATGCTTAAAATTATCGAAGCTACACCACCACCATCGCATAGAGGTAATTTTATTAAAATAAAATATATAACCCAATTGCACGCTCATACGCCAACCTTTGCTTTTTTCTGCAATCACCCGAAATATGTGCCAGAGCACTATAAGAACTTCTTAAAAAATAAACTGAGAGAAAATTTTGATTTTAAGGGAATCAACATAAACCTAATTTTTAAAGAAAAGTAA
- a CDS encoding RecX family transcriptional regulator, which yields MNEVEFKKYLEKLEHYCAYQERCISEVKLKMTKIKVPSEFTDNLINSLLENKFIDEERYVRAYVHSKVTYKRDGVEKIRYGLKHKGIRDNLINEVCAELDKICYQANLEALINKKKETLIAKYDKQETKTKLVRYLLSKGYRYDEFRNFISQ from the coding sequence ATGAACGAGGTTGAGTTTAAAAAATATCTCGAAAAACTGGAGCATTATTGCGCATATCAAGAGCGCTGTATTTCGGAAGTTAAATTAAAAATGACCAAAATAAAAGTCCCTAGCGAGTTTACTGATAATTTAATAAATTCTCTTCTAGAGAATAAATTTATCGACGAGGAGCGATATGTCAGAGCCTATGTCCACTCAAAAGTCACCTATAAGCGTGATGGGGTAGAAAAAATTCGTTATGGATTAAAACATAAAGGTATTCGAGATAATCTCATTAATGAGGTTTGCGCTGAGTTAGATAAAATATGTTACCAAGCAAATTTGGAAGCATTAATAAATAAAAAGAAGGAGACTCTCATAGCTAAATATGATAAACAAGAAACTAAAACTAAGCTGGTAAGATACTTATTATCAAAAGGCTATAGGTATGATGAGTTCAGAAACTTCATAAGTCAATGA
- a CDS encoding DUF1573 domain-containing protein — translation MRNIWKLATILLLFICLFLVYILVDKQENSSTENGLVSLNEKVKAEAEYNKLQNPIFGADNNDYFYQNPTTIEFLMNEYDFDTIPKNKVITREIKFINSGKNPYFITDIKVSCGCTIPSYDTKPIQAGDTGTVKIEYNSAKKSGFNMNKLSIFGNTEPKEKPVYFKIYVKSN, via the coding sequence ATGCGAAACATTTGGAAATTAGCTACCATTTTACTGTTATTTATATGCTTATTTTTAGTTTATATTTTAGTGGATAAACAGGAAAATAGTTCAACTGAAAACGGCTTAGTTTCTTTAAATGAAAAGGTCAAAGCAGAAGCTGAGTATAATAAACTTCAAAATCCAATTTTTGGAGCTGATAATAATGACTATTTCTATCAAAACCCAACAACCATAGAGTTTTTAATGAATGAATACGATTTTGATACGATACCAAAGAATAAGGTCATAACTAGAGAAATAAAATTTATCAATTCTGGTAAAAATCCATATTTCATAACAGATATAAAGGTCTCCTGTGGCTGTACAATACCGAGCTACGACACTAAACCAATTCAAGCTGGAGACACTGGGACTGTCAAAATAGAGTATAATAGTGCCAAAAAAAGTGGATTTAATATGAATAAGCTCTCCATTTTTGGTAATACAGAACCTAAAGAGAAGCCTGTTTATTTCAAGATTTATGTAAAATCAAATTAA
- a CDS encoding DUF4403 family protein codes for MKLIFKITILLFWGLSALAQTETFVQSSSLQFPFKLSIKKLEETTNQAIKGIIYKDSLYTDENNDQLKCTVWKDGDIRLSSVKNNVLKVDVPLKVWIEKGVGALGIYTYKNTEFRLIMSFHLVYNISKDWQLTTKTLKNGYIWTQKPSLNFVSLQVPITPIAEKILDSKQGEYAGIIDSQIAKNINLKTQIIDVWNLMKEPQKVSDDYNTWLAIIPQNIEALPFTQDENYIISAFKVNIKVISSIGYDSMLSTPKVQDIPPLNYKLFNYDSFSLYTLVTIPYLEASNIARKKFLNQEFSFQERKYKITVNDISLYANNNKLMIESDLTGSFNGKVFIQGNLYYDELNRTVKMRNLEFDFKTKNILHKIANWLFNGKIERNLEENFSMPVNELLDYCLLSTNQALNRTQNGFKMTGKVWQLMPSSLVCNETNILLTLIAKGSLEVEK; via the coding sequence TTGAAGCTGATATTTAAAATAACTATTCTACTATTTTGGGGTTTATCTGCTTTAGCGCAGACCGAAACATTTGTTCAAAGCTCCTCTCTTCAGTTTCCTTTTAAGTTAAGTATAAAGAAATTAGAAGAAACGACGAATCAGGCTATCAAGGGAATCATTTACAAAGATAGTCTCTACACAGATGAAAATAATGATCAACTAAAATGTACCGTATGGAAGGATGGGGATATACGTTTAAGTTCCGTGAAAAATAATGTACTCAAAGTAGACGTTCCACTCAAAGTGTGGATTGAGAAAGGAGTTGGTGCACTAGGTATATATACTTATAAGAATACTGAATTTAGACTTATTATGTCCTTTCACCTCGTATATAATATTTCTAAGGATTGGCAATTGACTACTAAAACTCTGAAAAATGGTTATATCTGGACGCAAAAGCCAAGTCTGAATTTTGTATCACTTCAAGTTCCTATCACTCCAATTGCAGAAAAGATTTTAGATAGTAAACAAGGAGAATACGCTGGTATTATCGATTCTCAGATAGCCAAAAATATAAATTTAAAAACTCAGATAATCGATGTATGGAATCTAATGAAGGAACCGCAAAAAGTATCTGATGACTATAATACCTGGCTCGCGATCATTCCTCAAAATATTGAAGCTCTGCCATTTACACAAGACGAAAATTATATTATATCTGCTTTCAAGGTCAATATCAAAGTCATATCATCCATAGGATATGATTCTATGTTAAGCACCCCGAAGGTTCAGGATATACCGCCTTTGAATTATAAATTGTTTAATTACGACAGTTTTAGCTTATATACTTTGGTGACTATACCTTATTTAGAAGCTAGTAACATAGCGAGGAAAAAATTTTTAAATCAGGAGTTTAGTTTTCAAGAGCGCAAATATAAGATCACTGTAAACGATATCTCATTATACGCAAACAACAATAAGTTGATGATAGAAAGTGACCTAACGGGCTCATTCAATGGAAAAGTTTTTATACAAGGAAATTTATACTATGACGAATTAAACAGGACGGTGAAAATGCGAAACTTGGAATTTGATTTCAAAACTAAAAACATTCTACACAAGATAGCCAATTGGCTATTTAATGGCAAAATTGAAAGAAATTTAGAGGAAAATTTTTCCATGCCAGTAAATGAGCTACTGGATTACTGTTTATTATCAACCAACCAAGCGCTCAATAGGACTCAGAATGGGTTCAAGATGACAGGTAAGGTATGGCAACTGATGCCGAGTTCTCTTGTTTGTAATGAAACAAACATATTACTTACTCTTATAGCGAAAGGCAGCCTTGAAGTAGAAAAATAA
- the mnmD gene encoding tRNA (5-methylaminomethyl-2-thiouridine)(34)-methyltransferase MnmD, producing MTRLEQTKDLSPTLFSETFQQTYHSIHGAISESNHVFIEHGLSEILKTKSKISIFEMGYGTGLNAVLTWQYAIKNKLDIQYYSIEKFPVEKNVYHEFKTQDDQLNLLLSQLNQSEWGEVHKFNKFQFQKSIDDLISIKFNQVFDLIYFDAFSPNAQPELWTESIFKKIYESMHSDGILVTYCAKGQVKRNLKTAGFLVESPAGPVGKREMTRARKTITNH from the coding sequence ATGACTAGACTAGAACAAACCAAAGACCTCTCCCCTACACTCTTTAGTGAGACCTTTCAACAAACCTATCACTCTATACATGGCGCTATATCTGAGAGCAATCATGTATTTATTGAACATGGCTTATCAGAAATTTTAAAAACTAAAAGCAAGATATCCATCTTTGAAATGGGCTATGGAACTGGTCTCAACGCTGTATTGACATGGCAGTATGCCATCAAAAATAAGCTAGATATTCAATACTATTCCATCGAAAAATTTCCTGTTGAGAAAAATGTATATCATGAATTTAAAACACAAGATGATCAACTTAATCTTTTATTAAGCCAATTGAATCAATCAGAATGGGGTGAAGTACATAAATTCAATAAATTCCAATTTCAAAAATCAATTGATGACTTGATTAGTATCAAATTCAATCAAGTTTTCGATTTAATCTATTTCGATGCATTTTCACCCAATGCGCAACCTGAACTTTGGACAGAGTCAATATTTAAAAAAATCTACGAAAGCATGCATTCAGATGGCATACTAGTTACTTATTGTGCTAAAGGTCAGGTTAAGCGCAATCTCAAAACGGCAGGCTTTCTCGTAGAATCACCTGCAGGTCCAGTTGGGAAACGAGAAATGACAAGAGCACGAAAAACAATAACAAATCACTAA
- a CDS encoding cysteine-rich CWC family protein: MQKICQRCSSDFTCLTNDIAHCACSSIQLSSETKTYLAKTKYNCLCNNCLKEFNQILKEISQESVSNSVMIEGLDYYYEGPYKVMTEYFHIKRGFCCGSGCRHCAY, encoded by the coding sequence GTGCAAAAAATCTGTCAACGCTGCAGTTCTGACTTTACTTGCCTCACCAATGATATAGCTCACTGCGCTTGTAGTTCTATCCAACTTTCTTCTGAAACAAAAACTTACTTGGCCAAGACCAAGTATAATTGCCTTTGCAATAACTGCTTAAAGGAGTTCAATCAAATACTTAAAGAGATAAGTCAAGAATCAGTGTCGAATTCTGTTATGATAGAAGGCTTGGATTATTACTACGAAGGTCCTTACAAAGTAATGACAGAATATTTTCATATCAAGCGAGGATTCTGCTGCGGGAGTGGGTGCAGGCATTGTGCTTATTAG